One part of the Gemmatimonadaceae bacterium genome encodes these proteins:
- a CDS encoding TonB-dependent receptor plug domain-containing protein, producing MGRLYKFIAAAAIVAVLPLQADAQTRDISGKVTQVGTGQPIADVTISIVGQQVGVRTNERGEYRLRVPSSEVLVLARQLGFKRQTKRVGPAENTADFVLERDVLQLEGVTVTGVATTTDRRVASTAVATVNTAELNKVPARSIESNLAGKVAGARMFENSGAPGGGAQIQIRGATSVLGQGDPLYVVDGIIVSNASISSGASSITRASGSTGSSQDQVVNRLADLNPNDIENIEVLKSAAASAIYGSRATNGVVVITTKRGKQGRASWNVVQRMGTQQQLKNLSSRKYADLAEVTPFVSGPVGLAAATAACTPKCPWYDWQGELYGRTDPSWETLLSAAGGVNNTRFFASINDRQESGILINTGARRTGGRINLDQTLGTKWTISAGVDVTRNYFQRGIGGNDNSGTSPIYTFGYSPAIVDLQSRTPSGRYINMPFNGGGSGTSNPFEVLEAVTNTENVWRQAGNVRANYTALSTAKNSVQLSYLAGMDRF from the coding sequence ATGGGCAGGCTTTACAAGTTCATTGCCGCTGCCGCCATCGTCGCCGTGCTTCCGCTTCAAGCGGACGCGCAGACCCGGGATATCTCGGGTAAGGTGACGCAGGTCGGTACCGGCCAACCAATCGCTGATGTCACCATCAGCATCGTCGGACAGCAGGTTGGTGTCCGCACCAACGAACGCGGCGAATATCGCCTGCGTGTGCCGTCCAGCGAAGTGCTGGTGCTGGCGCGTCAACTGGGCTTCAAGCGTCAGACCAAGCGCGTAGGCCCGGCGGAGAACACCGCCGACTTCGTGCTTGAGCGCGACGTGCTGCAACTGGAAGGTGTGACGGTGACCGGTGTGGCCACGACGACCGATCGTCGAGTGGCTTCCACTGCGGTCGCCACCGTGAATACGGCCGAACTGAACAAGGTTCCGGCCCGCTCCATCGAAAGCAATCTGGCCGGCAAAGTGGCCGGTGCGCGCATGTTTGAAAACAGCGGCGCGCCCGGTGGTGGTGCGCAGATCCAGATCCGCGGCGCCACGTCGGTGCTGGGTCAGGGTGATCCGCTGTACGTGGTGGACGGCATCATCGTCTCGAACGCCTCGATTTCTTCCGGCGCCAGCTCCATTACACGTGCCTCGGGATCGACCGGATCCAGCCAGGACCAGGTGGTGAACCGTCTGGCCGACCTGAATCCGAACGACATCGAGAACATCGAAGTGCTGAAGTCGGCGGCGGCGTCGGCCATTTACGGCTCACGCGCCACCAACGGTGTGGTGGTCATCACCACCAAGCGTGGCAAGCAGGGTCGCGCCTCGTGGAATGTGGTGCAGCGCATGGGTACGCAGCAGCAGCTCAAGAACCTGTCGTCACGCAAGTACGCCGATCTGGCGGAAGTGACGCCATTCGTGAGCGGCCCGGTGGGACTGGCGGCGGCCACGGCGGCCTGCACACCCAAGTGCCCGTGGTACGACTGGCAGGGTGAGTTGTACGGCCGCACCGATCCGTCGTGGGAAACGCTGCTGTCGGCCGCTGGTGGCGTGAACAACACGCGCTTCTTTGCGTCCATCAACGATCGTCAGGAGTCTGGCATCCTGATCAACACAGGTGCACGCCGCACCGGTGGCCGCATCAATCTCGACCAGACGCTGGGCACCAAGTGGACGATCAGCGCGGGTGTTGACGTCACGCGCAACTACTTCCAGCGCGGCATCGGCGGCAACGACAACTCCGGCACGAGCCCCATCTACACGTTCGGGTATTCGCCGGCCATCGTCGACTTGCAGTCGCGGACGCCATCGGGTCGGTACATCAACATGCCGTTCAACGGCGGCGGCTCCGGCACGTCCAACCCGTTTGAAGTGCTGGAAGCGGTGACGAACACCGAGAACGTGTGGCGTCAGGCCGGCAACGTCCGGGCCAACTACACGGCGCTCAGCACCGCGAAGAACTCCGTGCAGCTGTCGTATCTGGCCGGTATGGATCGTTTCTAG
- a CDS encoding ERAP1-like C-terminal domain-containing protein: protein MGAGVSRALAGARRTQIADVRYDLSLDVTRRDTASGRVTVAFQRMAGGDIVLDFRGLAVDSLRVNGGAVPMTRTVWNGAHIAIDAARLTAGDNRVTVDFRSPIAAAGASIIRAHDATDNQDYLYTLLVPSDANLLFPCFDQPDLKARVTLSLVTPRPWRALANGAAVRRDSTVATTTHHFAETAPLSTYLVAFAAGPWTVTSKSEQITEGAATTPVALWTRRSRAPEAETDSLIAMNARALRWLGHWFGIPYAFGKFDFLLAPAFPFGGMEHPGAVFYNEESFIYRERPTVTQLLGRQATVYHEVAHQWFGDYMTMRWFDDLWLKEGFATYMAAKMQASLDPTSNAWKTFYLRNKPVAYGTDATAGTTPVWQQLANLDQAKSNYGPIVYNKAPGILRQLNYLVGDRAFQSGVQQFLRSHAYGNATWQDLLADIGRASGRDLAPWGRAWILRPGMPVVEQHVTLRAGRIARLTLTQRPAQPALSGRGAWPLKMQVLLAYADGRMVRLPVEMSTASMEVVAARGRAAPDFVFANDGDFGYALVLPDSGSVEWLERHVGAVRDDFLRALLWGAMWDLVRDARLAPERFVAMTLREIPRESDEQLVGSLIGRMSTAITRYASDAGRDSLLPQAEAMALAGAADTARAYGPRKNFLDASIGLARTSASLARLDGWLDRDSILGLPLRPPTRWAIVTRLVARAAPSAEARLSAESRRDSTSDGRRLAFVAGAARPDSAQKRALFTRWFADASLNEEWVTSSLRAFHDPEHATWTRPYLEAALDTLPWIQRNRRIFFLGSWIGAVFGGQNSAEALQAVDRWLAAQSSLPADLRQKVLQSRDELERTVSIRGRYAKRALQ from the coding sequence ATGGGTGCCGGAGTGTCGCGCGCATTGGCGGGCGCCCGTCGGACACAAATTGCCGATGTCCGATATGATCTCTCGCTCGATGTCACGCGCCGCGACACCGCCAGTGGCCGCGTGACCGTCGCGTTCCAACGCATGGCCGGCGGCGACATCGTCCTCGACTTCCGCGGATTGGCGGTCGATTCCCTTCGCGTGAACGGTGGTGCGGTCCCAATGACCCGCACCGTCTGGAACGGCGCGCACATCGCGATCGACGCGGCGCGTTTGACCGCCGGCGACAATCGCGTGACCGTGGACTTCCGGTCGCCCATTGCGGCGGCGGGCGCGAGCATCATCCGCGCGCACGATGCGACCGACAACCAGGACTATCTGTACACCCTGCTGGTGCCGTCGGACGCCAACCTGCTGTTTCCGTGCTTTGATCAACCCGATCTCAAGGCCCGCGTCACGCTCTCGCTGGTGACGCCGCGCCCGTGGCGTGCCCTGGCCAATGGGGCCGCCGTGCGACGCGACAGCACCGTCGCCACCACCACCCATCACTTCGCCGAGACCGCGCCGCTCAGTACGTATCTGGTGGCGTTCGCGGCCGGACCGTGGACGGTGACGTCGAAGTCGGAGCAGATCACCGAGGGCGCTGCGACAACACCGGTCGCCCTGTGGACGCGCCGTTCGCGCGCGCCAGAGGCCGAGACCGACTCGTTGATTGCCATGAATGCGCGGGCACTCCGATGGCTGGGGCATTGGTTCGGGATCCCGTATGCGTTCGGCAAGTTCGATTTTCTGCTGGCGCCCGCCTTTCCGTTCGGTGGCATGGAGCATCCGGGCGCGGTGTTCTACAACGAGGAGAGCTTCATCTATCGCGAACGGCCTACCGTGACACAATTGTTGGGTCGTCAGGCCACCGTCTACCACGAAGTCGCGCATCAATGGTTTGGCGATTACATGACGATGCGCTGGTTCGACGACCTGTGGCTGAAAGAGGGATTTGCCACGTATATGGCGGCCAAGATGCAGGCGTCGCTTGACCCGACATCGAATGCATGGAAGACGTTCTATTTGCGCAACAAACCGGTGGCGTACGGAACCGACGCCACTGCCGGCACCACACCAGTCTGGCAGCAGTTGGCGAATCTGGATCAGGCGAAAAGCAACTATGGCCCGATCGTGTACAACAAGGCGCCCGGCATCCTGCGACAACTGAACTACCTGGTGGGTGACCGGGCGTTCCAGTCCGGTGTGCAGCAATTTCTTCGCTCGCATGCATATGGCAATGCCACGTGGCAGGACCTGCTGGCCGACATTGGTCGTGCGTCGGGTCGCGATCTTGCGCCGTGGGGACGCGCGTGGATCCTTCGCCCCGGCATGCCCGTGGTGGAACAGCACGTCACCCTGCGAGCCGGGCGCATTGCACGACTGACGCTCACGCAGCGTCCCGCACAACCGGCGCTGTCGGGTCGCGGCGCCTGGCCACTCAAAATGCAGGTGCTGCTGGCCTACGCCGATGGACGCATGGTACGGTTGCCGGTGGAGATGTCCACCGCGTCGATGGAGGTGGTCGCGGCCCGCGGCCGGGCCGCCCCGGATTTCGTGTTCGCCAACGACGGCGACTTTGGCTACGCGTTGGTGCTTCCCGATTCGGGAAGCGTAGAGTGGCTGGAGCGCCATGTGGGCGCCGTTCGCGATGACTTTTTGCGCGCGTTGCTGTGGGGCGCAATGTGGGATCTGGTGCGCGATGCCCGACTGGCGCCGGAACGTTTTGTCGCGATGACGCTGCGGGAGATTCCGCGCGAATCGGATGAGCAGTTGGTGGGTTCGCTGATTGGTCGGATGAGTACCGCCATCACCCGCTATGCATCCGATGCGGGTCGCGATTCGTTGCTGCCGCAGGCCGAAGCCATGGCGCTTGCCGGTGCTGCGGATACGGCACGTGCCTACGGTCCACGCAAGAATTTTCTCGATGCCTCGATCGGACTGGCGCGTACGAGTGCCTCTCTCGCCAGGCTGGATGGGTGGCTGGATCGTGATTCCATCTTGGGCCTGCCTCTGCGACCCCCGACCCGCTGGGCGATTGTCACCCGCCTGGTGGCCCGGGCGGCGCCCAGCGCGGAAGCACGCCTCTCGGCCGAGTCACGCCGGGATTCCACCAGTGACGGTCGGCGACTGGCGTTTGTGGCCGGTGCGGCGCGACCCGACTCGGCGCAAAAGCGGGCGCTGTTCACGCGGTGGTTTGCCGACGCCAGCCTCAATGAGGAGTGGGTGACCTCAAGCTTGCGAGCGTTTCATGACCCGGAGCACGCGACGTGGACGCGACCGTATCTCGAAGCCGCGCTGGATACGCTCCCGTGGATTCAGCGCAACCGGCGGATCTTCTTTCTGGGCAGTTGGATTGGGGCGGTGTTTGGGGGCCAGAACAGCGCAGAAGCGCTGCAGGCGGTCGACCGGTGGCTTGCCGCTCAGTCGTCGCTTCCTGCGGACTTACGTCAGAAAGTGCTGCAATCGCGTGACGAGCTCGAGCGTACTGTGTCGATTAGAGGACGATATGCAAAGCGAGCTCTACAGTAG
- a CDS encoding aspartate aminotransferase family protein: MNPPSLPQASASLDALWMPFTNNRAFKAAPRLLVSAEGMYYQDADGRQVLDGVSGLWCVNAGHGRAEIVAAIREAAGVLDYAPGFQMGHPSSFALAERLAGFLPGTLDRVFFTTSGSEAVDTALKMALAYHRARGEPRRVAFIGRQRGYHGVGFGGISVGGIAPNRQAFEAQLLPHIDHLVHTHDLARNAFSRGQPPFGAELADDLERVVARHGADTIAAVIVEPVAGSTGVLIPPVGYLERLRALCDQHGILLIFDEVITGFGRTGAAFAATRFGVTPDVMTLAKGITNGSVPMGAVCVARAIHDTVVSQAAPGIEFFHGYTYSGHPLAAAAGLAALHLYESEGLFARAALMAPHLESSIHTMRGHEHVVDVRNVGLVGAIELSPRDGAPGARAQEVFLECFRRGVLVRQTGDTIALAPPLIVSAAQIDELVGTVRDVLDAIA, from the coding sequence ATGAATCCTCCCTCTCTCCCTCAGGCCAGCGCCTCGCTCGACGCGCTCTGGATGCCCTTCACCAATAACCGGGCGTTCAAGGCGGCGCCGCGACTGCTGGTGAGTGCCGAAGGCATGTACTACCAGGACGCCGACGGTCGGCAGGTGCTGGACGGCGTCTCCGGGCTGTGGTGCGTGAATGCCGGCCATGGCCGCGCGGAAATCGTGGCCGCCATTCGAGAGGCCGCCGGGGTGCTGGATTATGCCCCGGGCTTCCAGATGGGTCACCCGTCCTCGTTCGCCCTCGCCGAACGGCTGGCCGGATTCCTTCCGGGAACGCTCGATCGGGTATTCTTCACCACGTCGGGCAGCGAAGCCGTGGATACCGCGCTCAAGATGGCGTTGGCGTATCACCGCGCGCGCGGCGAGCCGCGACGTGTGGCGTTCATCGGCCGTCAGCGGGGATACCACGGCGTGGGATTCGGTGGCATTTCCGTTGGTGGCATTGCGCCCAATCGACAGGCATTTGAGGCGCAATTGCTGCCGCACATCGATCACCTGGTGCACACGCACGATCTGGCGCGCAACGCATTCTCCCGCGGGCAACCGCCATTCGGTGCGGAATTGGCCGACGATCTGGAGCGCGTGGTGGCACGCCATGGTGCGGATACGATAGCGGCGGTCATCGTCGAACCTGTGGCCGGTTCAACCGGTGTGCTGATTCCTCCCGTCGGATACCTGGAGCGACTGCGCGCGCTCTGCGACCAGCACGGCATCCTGCTGATCTTCGACGAGGTCATCACGGGCTTCGGGCGTACGGGTGCGGCCTTTGCCGCCACGAGATTCGGTGTGACGCCGGACGTGATGACGCTGGCCAAGGGCATCACCAACGGTTCCGTGCCCATGGGCGCGGTGTGTGTGGCCCGCGCCATACATGACACGGTCGTGTCGCAGGCGGCCCCGGGCATCGAGTTCTTCCACGGCTACACGTATTCGGGACATCCGCTGGCCGCCGCCGCCGGATTGGCCGCGCTGCACCTGTACGAATCAGAAGGGCTGTTCGCGCGTGCCGCCCTGATGGCCCCGCATCTCGAATCGTCGATTCACACGATGCGCGGTCACGAGCACGTGGTGGACGTGCGGAACGTGGGCCTGGTGGGCGCCATTGAGCTCTCGCCGCGCGACGGCGCGCCCGGCGCCCGGGCGCAGGAGGTTTTTCTGGAGTGCTTCCGACGTGGCGTGCTGGTTCGGCAAACCGGCGACACGATCGCACTGGCGCCACCGCTGATCGTTTCCGCCGCGCAGATCGACGAACTGGTGGGCACGGTGCGTGACGTGCTGGATGCGATCGCGTGA
- a CDS encoding sigma-70 family RNA polymerase sigma factor, translated as MTVTTLPESAAERQVRYESLVLPHLDRLLGFAVRRTPDLGDAEDAVQDMCMRAWMAFDDLKDATSVRPWLFRILRTVLSDSLERSGRRNRLVPMSRLDEIHEDLVAGEADSVFAEVAARIDAEMLQAALMSIPEDFATAVELHDIDGFKYQEIADIVGVPIGTVMSRISRGRRLLAGVIMENRSAWSLGASPAQDVPDALRVIRANGSNRRRPS; from the coding sequence ATGACTGTTACCACCCTTCCTGAGTCTGCGGCCGAACGGCAAGTCCGTTACGAATCGCTGGTCCTGCCGCACCTTGACCGGCTGCTGGGCTTTGCGGTGCGCCGTACGCCTGACCTGGGCGATGCGGAAGACGCCGTTCAGGATATGTGCATGCGGGCCTGGATGGCGTTCGACGACTTGAAGGACGCGACCAGCGTGCGTCCGTGGCTATTTCGTATCCTGCGCACGGTGCTGAGTGACTCGTTGGAGCGCAGCGGTCGCCGCAACCGACTGGTGCCCATGAGTCGGCTCGACGAGATACACGAAGATCTGGTGGCCGGGGAGGCGGACTCGGTTTTCGCTGAGGTCGCGGCGCGCATCGACGCGGAGATGCTGCAGGCAGCCCTGATGTCGATCCCTGAGGACTTTGCGACCGCGGTGGAACTGCACGACATCGATGGATTCAAGTATCAGGAAATCGCCGACATCGTTGGGGTACCCATCGGCACCGTCATGAGTCGCATCTCCCGCGGCCGTCGGCTGCTGGCCGGAGTCATCATGGAAAACCGATCGGCGTGGTCGCTGGGTGCGTCACCGGCGCAGGACGTACCGGATGCCTTGCGTGTCATTCGCGCCAACGGGTCGAATCGACGGAGACCGTCATGA
- a CDS encoding zf-HC2 domain-containing protein, whose translation MTESLHAMRPSGQPEDDAAREARHQVLATLLGAYADGELPVETCSQIDAHLLGCGRCRSELRVQQAVSLRLSRSTVPTATAALQARIRSALATTPTPVASAPPVSTVRRPVRRWAAVGLLLTTITAFAAVMLLPGGSPQLDPQPMVAGPAVPAIAGILAESRRVLQGDLPGRARDLEAVRRALPFPVNPIANPEAHLLAAWTAALDGEPAAVLAYRWNEQVVLQFVVAESSLFRTPELRRAFAERRAVVSQDGAQGLIAWPEASAGSVLVGDMPWVTLVPLSRAHVR comes from the coding sequence ATGACTGAATCTTTGCACGCGATGCGCCCATCGGGTCAGCCCGAAGATGACGCGGCTCGCGAGGCGCGACATCAGGTGCTGGCCACGTTGCTCGGCGCCTACGCCGACGGCGAACTGCCGGTGGAAACGTGTTCGCAGATTGACGCGCATTTGCTGGGCTGTGGACGCTGCCGGAGTGAACTGCGCGTGCAGCAGGCGGTCAGTCTGCGTTTGTCGCGGAGCACCGTGCCCACGGCGACCGCCGCGCTGCAAGCCCGCATCCGTTCGGCGTTGGCGACGACGCCCACGCCGGTAGCCTCGGCGCCGCCTGTGTCGACTGTACGGCGGCCGGTGCGTCGGTGGGCGGCGGTCGGCCTGCTCCTCACAACCATCACCGCGTTCGCCGCTGTTATGCTGCTGCCAGGCGGGTCGCCGCAACTCGACCCGCAGCCGATGGTTGCCGGACCAGCGGTGCCCGCAATTGCCGGCATTCTCGCCGAATCTCGCCGCGTGTTGCAGGGAGACCTTCCGGGGCGCGCACGAGACCTCGAAGCAGTTCGACGGGCGCTGCCGTTTCCCGTGAATCCGATTGCGAATCCGGAGGCGCACCTGCTCGCCGCGTGGACCGCCGCTCTCGATGGCGAGCCGGCCGCTGTGCTGGCCTATCGCTGGAACGAGCAGGTGGTGCTGCAGTTTGTCGTGGCGGAGTCATCGCTGTTTCGCACCCCCGAATTGCGCCGTGCCTTTGCGGAGCGGCGCGCCGTGGTGTCGCAGGATGGTGCGCAGGGACTGATCGCGTGGCCGGAGGCCAGTGCGGGCTCGGTGCTGGTCGGCGATATGCCGTGGGTCACTCTTGTGCCGTTGAGTCGGGCCCACGTGCGCTGA